The Parus major isolate Abel chromosome 4, Parus_major1.1, whole genome shotgun sequence genome has a window encoding:
- the PCM1 gene encoding pericentriolar material 1 protein isoform X25 yields MATGGGPFEEGMNDQDLPSWSNESLDDRLNNTDWGGQQKKANRSSEKNKKKLSGEGETRLTNDISPESSPGMERRKTRTSHSFPHARYMTQMSVPEQAELERLKQRINFSDLDQRSIGSDSQGRATAANNKRQLNENKKPFNFLSLQINTNKSKDPASGSQKKEGGVSAQCKEFGATLSKDFLPNCQVSAQEDGRQEQAMDSSQIVSRLVQIRDYIAKASSMRDDLVEKNERSANVERLSHLIDDLKEQEKSYLKFLQKMLARENEEDDIRTIDSAVGSGSVGESTSLNIDVQSEASDTTARDPQQEAKEELENLKKQHDLLKRMLQQQEQLKALQGRQAALLALQHKAEQAIAVLDDSVVTETTGSVSGVSLTSELNEELNDLIQRFHNQLHDSQTQSVPDNRRQAESLSLTREISQSRNSSMSEHQSDEKAHLFNKMRMLQGKKQKMDKLLGELHTLRDQHLNNSSFFPASGSPQRSVDQRSTTSAASGPVGIVTVVNGEPNSLAPAPYPPDYLVSQNESEEDENLNPTEKLQ; encoded by the exons ATGGCAACAGGAGGTGGTCCCTTTGAAGAAGGCATGAATGATCAGGACTTGCCCAGCTGGAGCAATGAGAGCCTTGATGACCGGCTGAACAACACg GACTGGGGAGGTcaacagaagaaagcaaacagatcttcagaaaaaaacaagaaaaagcttAGTGGGGAAGGTGAAACAAGACTTACTAATGACATATCTCCAGAATCTTCACCTGGAATGGAACGACGGAAGACCAGAACTTCTCATAGCTTTCCTCATGCTCGATACATGACTCAGATGTCTGTTCCAGAGCAGGCTGAACTAGAAAGGCTTAAACAAAGAATAAACTTCAGTGATTTGGATCAG AGAAGCATTGGAAGTGATTCTCAAGGCAGGGCAACGGCTGCTAATAACAAACGTCAacttaatgaaaacaaaaaaccattCAACTTCCTGTCACTGCAGATTAACACTAACAAAAGCAAAGATCCTGCCTCAGGTTCCCAAAAAAAGGAAGGTGGGGTATCAGCACAATGTAAAGAGTTCGGAGCTACTCTGAGCAAGGATTTCTTGCCAAATTGTCAAGTGTCTGCTCAAGAAGATGGAAGGCAAGAACAAGCGATGGATAGTAGCCAG ATTGTGAGCAGACTAGTTCAGATTCGCGACTATATTGCTAAGGCCAGCTCCATGCGGGATGATCTtgtagagaaaaatgaaagatcGGCCAATGTTGAGCGTTTATCACACCTTATAGATGACCTTAAAGAGCAGGAGAAATCCTATCTGAAATTTTTGCAAAAGATGCTT gctAGAGAAAATGAGGAGGATGATATTCGGACTATAGATTCAGCTGTGGGATCTGGTTCTGTAGGTGAGAGCACATCGCTAAACATTGATGTGCAGTCTGAGGCTTCAGATACCACG GCCAGAGATCCTCAACAGGAAGCTAAAGAGGAGTTGGAGAATTTGAAGAAACAACATGATTTATTGAAAAGGATGCTACAACAGCAGGAGCAATTAAAGGCTCTTCAAGGAAGACAAGCAGCTCTTCTTGCTTTACAACATAAAGCAGAGCAAGCCATTGCTGTCCTGGATGATTCGG TTGTAACAGAAACTACAGGTAGTGTTTCAGGAGTAAGTCTTACATCAGAACTGAATGAAGAATTGAATGACTTAATTCAACGTTTTCACAACCAACTTCATGATTCTCAG ACACAGTCTGTGCCCGACAATAGAAGGCAAGCAGAAAGCCTTTCACTTACCAGAGAGATTTCACAAAGTAGAAATTCTTCAATGTCTGAACACCAGTCAGATGAGAAGGCACATCTTTTTAACAAGATGCGAATGTTGCAGggtaaaaagcaaaaaatggaCAAACTATTAGGAGAACTTCATACACTTCGTGACCAGCATCTAAATAACTCTTCCT tttttccTGCTTCAGGTTCTCCTCAAAGGAGTGTTGATCAAAGAAGTACAACTTCAGCTGCTTCTGGTCCTGTAGGCATAGTAACTGTTGTCAACGGTGAACCAAATAGTCTGGCACCTGCTCCCTATCCTCCTGATTACCTGGTTTCTCAAAATGAGAGTGAAGAGGATGAAAATCTAAATCCAACAGAAAAACTTCAGTAA